The following coding sequences are from one Salvia hispanica cultivar TCC Black 2014 chromosome 3, UniMelb_Shisp_WGS_1.0, whole genome shotgun sequence window:
- the LOC125214678 gene encoding beta-D-glucosyl crocetin beta-1,6-glucosyltransferase-like, giving the protein MNAFSPRILMFPWLGYGHITPYLELAKKLTTKGFFIYLCSTQTTLNSIQNKIPQNLSNSIELVPLALEVSQDDLPEKYHTTNGLPPHLMLKLKEAFDNSKHNFSSILEKHRPDLLIFDFLQPWAPPLAEALGIPSVIFITSSSVMTSFMFHHFNYPEAEFPYGNIRFRAYESRFMDELLANAGDPEEREKGSAGVNMSREVVLIKGSGEIEGRYIEYVSRLTGKRFVPVGPLVQEPDEKSSPSELLSWLDKKEARSTVFVSFGSEYFLSKEDMDGIAHGLLQSKANFIWVVRFPETEVVLEEKLPEGFLDKVGERGKIVQGWAPQTRILVHPNVGGFVSHCGWNSVMESFKFGVPIVAVPMHLDQPINARLVEEVGAGEEVVRDRDGRLNAETVAAVINRVVVEDGVRAKVDEVKKMLALKGDGEIDEVARELMSICSKSLIN; this is encoded by the coding sequence ATGAATGCTTTCAGCCCTCGGATTTTGATGTTCCCATGGCTAGGGTATGGCCACATCACACCATACCTTGAGCTTGCCAAAAAACTCACCACTAAAGGCTTCTTCATCTACTTGTGCTCCACTCAAACCACTCTCAATTCCATCCAAAACAAAATCCCTCAAAACTTGTCAAACTCCATTGAATTAGTCCCCCTTGCATTGGAGGTTTCACAAGATGATCTCCCTGAGAAGTACCACACCACCAATGGCCTCCCTCCCCACCTCATGCTCAAGCTCAAGGAGGCCTTTGACAACTCCAAACATAACTTCTCATCCATTTTGGAGAAGCACAGGCCCGACCTCCTCATCTTCGACTTCCTCCAGCCGTGGGCCCCACCGCTGGCCGAGGCCTTGGGCATCCCTTCCGTCATATTCATCACCAGCAGCTCTGTCATGACCAGTTTCATGTTCCATCATTTCAACTATCCGGAGGCTGAGTTCCCGTACGGGAACATCAGGTTCCGTGCCTACGAGTCTCGTTTCATGGACGAGCTGCTGGCCAACGCCGGGGACCCTGAAGAGAGGGAGAAGGGCTCTGCGGGAGTCAACATGTCTCGCGAGGTCGTCCTCATCAAAGGGTCTGGAGAGATCGAAGGGAGATACATCGAGTATGTGTCTCGTTTGACCGGGAAGAGGTTTGTCCCGGTCGGCCCTCTTGTTCAGGAGCCTGATGAGAAGTCCTCGCCATCAGAGTTGTTGTCTTGGTTGGATAAGAAAGAGGCGAGATCGACCGTTTTCGTCTCGTTTGGGAGCGAGTACTTCCTTAGCAAGGAGGACATGGATGGGATTGCTCATGGTTTGCTGCAATCCAAAGCTAACTTCATTTGGGTTGTGAGGTTTCCGGAAACCGAGGTGGTTCTCGAGGAGAAGCTTCCGGAAGGGTTTCTTGACAAGGTTGGGGAAAGGGGGAAGATTGTGCAAGGCTGGGCCCCACAGACAAGGATCCTGGTGCATCCAAATGTGGGAGGCTTTGTGAGCCACTGTGGCTGGAACTCTGTGATGGAGAGCTTCAAGTTTGGGGTTCCTATCGTCGCGGTGCCAATGCATCTGGACCAGCCCATCAACGCTAGGCTGGTCGAAGAGGTTGGTGCGGGGGAGGAGGTTGTGAGGGACAGAGATGGGAGGCTGAATGCTGAGACAGTTGCTGCGGTGATCAATCGTGTCGTGGTGGAAGATGGCGTGAGGGCGAAGGTGGATGAGGTTAAGAAGATGCTTGCGTTGAAGGGAGATGGAGAGATCGATGAAGTTGCTCGAGAACTCATGAGCATTTGCAGCAAGAGTTTGATCAACTAA
- the LOC125212162 gene encoding sister chromatid cohesion protein PDS5 homolog C-like isoform X3, producing the protein MPSLTDEELEERLASAGKSLAQPPAVLDELLALLDEVEQLLSKVEQSPPKTMQAILTPLTKVLVTKSLLEHPDTDVKVGVASCISEITRITAPDAPYNDEKMKDVFRLIVSSFEGLANISSRSYEKRATILETVAKVRSCVIMLDLECDQMIVDMFEHFLKAIRSYHSVSINANMATIMTLVIEESEDISTDLLAPILATLKRNNKDASSIAKNLAERVIQNSADKLRPYLQQAVKSLGTSFNEYSEVVASVCRENTDIVGHGNESVTKDQPVVEEKSTSASPAQDPGTPQVAQDDREGTNYQEKDSTAIRSPKSVVSNGINETGTNKITTEENSSNKVDSEGQLDAKSTLKDEADDHDAQEPEKLEAEADVEKVQTEAENHDSPDKDVHTSPIEVGPVEAAESLDKGEDRSVEAVTEASKPVEAHSEVSKPVEAVTEASPAQSGSHPDENLSETEVKETKEEKFVDEEMVSVDTAPKKASKEESNLEVKKQRRSGKKRTVDLSDKDKALTEEAASKNNDGCASDSEARTLDQAEEPKDASNKKEHGSALKKQQRSRKKRTDDLSDKDKALTEEVASKNDDGCASDSEARTLDQAEKPKGASNKKGYGSALKKQQRSGKKQTDDLSDKDKALTEEVASKNNASDSEARTLDQTEKPKDANNKKESGSALKKEDVKKSGRGKPTSEKETPKPSARKNQGKDTVTPRKSLSKPTKHEAVQEETPRTSTKRKNTPGKEKASDLEHGENLVGSKVRVFWPKDNEYYEGVIASFDSAKKKHRVLYNDGDEEILNLKKEQWDFLDDVVSNGGQDVEQSSHDTSSDVLVKRKGNMSSETTSKRQKVEGSAKSKQKDTPTKTSSVSKDDGKAESGSKGNSQKASKKTADNRSKDQSQKSGGKVQVDSAKASGKSKEDQSQKSGGKAQVDSAKASGKSKEEDVGKNSSQTKQDTPRTPKSKGKTTPGGKALVSAKSTKSSTSKVKEADQKKEKTPDTAKSTETAAKGKATDSAKSREGETKVGKKRKK; encoded by the exons ATGCCTTCGCTTACCGACGAGGAGCTGGAAGAGCGGCTTGCCTCAGCTGGGAAGAGTCTTGCTCAGCCTCCTGCGGTGCTCGATGAACTCCTCGCTCTCCTCGAT GAAGTCGAGCAACTTCTATCAAAAGTGGAGCAGTCTCCTCCGAAAACTATGCAAGCTATTCTTACTCCACTCACAAAGGTGCTTGTCACTAAGTCACTCTTAGAGCATCCCGATACTGACGTAAAAGTAGGTGTAGCTTCGTGCATCAGTGAGATAACCAGGATCACTGCTCCGGATGCTCCATATAACGATGAGAAAATGAAG GATGTCTTTCGATTGATTGTTTCATCCTTTGAGGGCTTGGCAAACATTTCCAGCAGATCATATGAAAAGAGGGCCACTATACTAGAAACCGTGGCCAAAGTAAGGTCCTGCGTCATAATGCTGGATTTAGAATGTGATCAGATGATTGTTGACATGTTTGAACACTTCCTGAAAGCTATTAG AAGTTATCATTCTGTAAGCATTAATGCAAACATGGCGACTATTATGACTCTTGTCAtagaagaaagtgaagataTCTCCACAGATCTACTTGCTCCAATTTTGGCTACCTTGAAAAGAAACAATAAG GATGCTTCATCAATTGCTAAGAACTTGGCTGAGAGAGTGATTCAAAATTCAGCTGACAAGCTTAGACCTTATTTACAACAAGCAGTAAAATCTTTAGGAACTTCATTCAATGAATATAGTGAAGTTGTAGCCTCTGTGTGCAGAGAGAACACTGATATTGTTGGGCATGGTAATGAGAGCGTCACAAAAGACCAGCCG GTGGTTGAGGAAAAGTCTACCAGTGCTTCTCCAGCTCAGGATCCAGGAACTCCG CAGGTTGCTCAGGATGATAGGGAAGGGACCAACTATCAGGAAAAAGACTCCACTGCTATCAGATCACCAAAGTCAGTTGTGAGTAATGGTATCAATGAGACTGGGACCAATAAAATTACTACCGAGGAAAATTCTTCAAACAAGGTTGATTCTGAAGGCCAACTTGATGCAAAGTCAACGTTGAAAGATGAAGCTGATGATCACGATGCACAGGAACCTGAGAAGTTGGAAGCAGAAGCTGACGTTGAAAAGGTGCAGACTGAGGCAGAAAACCATGATAGTCCAGATAAAGATGTACATACTTCTCCAATTGAAGTTGGACCTGTTGAAGCTGCCGAATCTCTGGACAAAGGAGAGGACAGAAGTGTTGAG GCTGTCACTGAAGCATCTAAGCCGGTTGAGGCTCACTCTGAAGTGTCTAAACCTGTTGAGGCTGTCACTGAAGCATCTCCAGCACAAAGTGGCAGCCACCCTGATGAGAACCTATCTGAAACAGAGGTTAAGGAAACAAAGGAAGAAAAGTTTGTTGATGAAGAGATGGTATCCGTTGATACTGCTCCTAAGAAAGCATCTAAAGAAGAGTCAAATTTAGAAGTAAAGAAGCAGCGGCGCTCAGGAAAAAAGCGAACCGTTGACTTGTCTGACAAGGATAAAGCATTGACTGAAGAAGCTGCATCAAAGAACAATGATGGCTGTGCAAGTGATTCAGAAGCAAGAACACTGGACCAGGCAGAAGAGCCGAAGGATGCTAGTAACAAGAAAGAGCATGGATCAGCATTGAAGAAGCAGCAGCGCTCAAGAAAAAAGCGAACGGATGACTTGTCTGACAAGGATAAAGCATTGACTGAAGAAGTTGCATCAAAGAACGATGATGGCTGTGCAAGTGATTCAGAAGCAAGAACACTAGACCAGGCAGAAAAGCCTAAGGGTGCTAGTAATAAGAAAGGGTATGGGTCAGCATTGAAGAAGCAGCAGCGCTCAGGAAAAAAGCAAACTGATGACTTGTCTGACAAGGATAAAGCATTGACTGAAGAAGTGGCATCAAAGAACAATGCAAGTGATTCAGAGGCAAGAACACTGGACCAGACAGAAAAACCAAAGGATGCTAATAATAAGAAAGAGTCTGGATCGGCATTGAAGAAGGAAGATGTAAAAAAGAGTGGGCGTGGCAAACCTACCTCTGAAAAAGAGACCCCAAAACCTTCAGCAAGGAAGAACCAGGGGAAA GACACAGTCACTCCGCGGAAATCCCTATCAAAACCCACAAAACATGAAGCAGTTCAGGAAGAAACTCCAAGAACAAGCACCAAGAGAAAAAATACTCCTGGCAAAGAGAAA GCATCTGACCTAGAGCACGGGGAGAATTTGGTTGGTTCAAAGGTTAGAGTGTTTTGGCCAAAAGATAATGA GTATTATGAGGGTGTGATTGCTTCATTTGATTCTGCCAAGAAAAAGCATAGG GTTTTGTATAATGATGGCGATGAAGAGATATTGAACCTCAAAAAAGAGCAGTGGGATTTTCTTGATGATGTGGTTTCAAACGGG GGCCAGGATGTTGAACAATCAAGTCATGATACTTCCTCTGATGT ACTAGTAAAGAGGAAGGGTAACATGAGTTCTGAAACAACAAGCAAACGCCAAAAGGTGGAGGGTTCAGCTAAAAG cAAACAAAAAGATACTCCAACAAAAACTAGCAGCGTCTCTAAGGATGATGGAAAAGCAGAGTCAGGGTCCAAAGGAAACTCCCAGAAGGCCAGTAAAAAAACTGCGGATAATCGATCTAAAGATCAATCTCAGAAATCTGGGGGCAAAGTTCAAGTTGATTCTGCCAAAGCATCTGGGAAATCCAAAGAAGATCAATCTCAGAAATCTGGGGGCAAAGCTCAAGTTGATTCTGCCAAGGCATCTGGGAAATCCAAAGAGGAGGATGTTGGCAAAAACTCTAGTCAGACGAAACAAGACACCCCACGAACTCCAAAGTCAAAGGGCAAAACCACACCTGGTGGCAAGGCCCTTGTTTCTGCAAAATCAACGAAATCTAGCACATCGAAGGTGAAAGAAGCTGATCAGAAGAAGGAGAAAACACCTGATACTGCAAAATCAACAGAAACAGCAGCCAAAGGGAAAGCCACAGATTCTGCCAAGTCACGAGAAGGTGAGACTAAGGTTGGAAAGAAGCGAAAGAAGTAA
- the LOC125212162 gene encoding sister chromatid cohesion protein PDS5 homolog C-like isoform X1: protein MPSLTDEELEERLASAGKSLAQPPAVLDELLALLDEVEQLLSKVEQSPPKTMQAILTPLTKVLVTKSLLEHPDTDVKVGVASCISEITRITAPDAPYNDEKMKDVFRLIVSSFEGLANISSRSYEKRATILETVAKVRSCVIMLDLECDQMIVDMFEHFLKAIRSYHSVSINANMATIMTLVIEESEDISTDLLAPILATLKRNNKDASSIAKNLAERVIQNSADKLRPYLQQAVKSLGTSFNEYSEVVASVCRENTDIVGHGNESVTKDQPVVEEKSTSASPAQDPGTPQVAQDDREGTNYQEKDSTAIRSPKSVVSNGINETGTNKITTEENSSNKVDSEGQLDAKSTLKDEADDHDAQEPEKLEAEADVEKVQTEAENHDSPDKDVHTSPIEVGPVEAAESLDKGEDRSVEAVTEASKPVEAHSEVSKPVEAVTEASKPVEAHSEVSKPVEAVTEASPAQSGSHPDENLSETEVKETKEEKFVDEEMVSVDTAPKKASKEESNLEVKKQRRSGKKRTVDLSDKDKALTEEAASKNNDGCASDSEARTLDQAEEPKDASNKKEHGSALKKQQRSRKKRTDDLSDKDKALTEEVASKNDDGCASDSEARTLDQAEKPKGASNKKGYGSALKKQQRSGKKQTDDLSDKDKALTEEVASKNNASDSEARTLDQTEKPKDANNKKESGSALKKEDVKKSGRGKPTSEKETPKPSARKNQGKDTVTPRKSLSKPTKHEAVQEETPRTSTKRKNTPGKEKASDLEHGENLVGSKVRVFWPKDNEYYEGVIASFDSAKKKHRVLYNDGDEEILNLKKEQWDFLDDVVSNGGQDVEQSSHDTSSDVLVKRKGNMSSETTSKRQKVEGSAKSKQKDTPTKTSSVSKDDGKAESGSKGNSQKASKKTADNRSKDQSQKSGGKVQVDSAKASGKSKEDQSQKSGGKAQVDSAKASGKSKEEDVGKNSSQTKQDTPRTPKSKGKTTPGGKALVSAKSTKSSTSKVKEADQKKEKTPDTAKSTETAAKGKATDSAKSREGETKVGKKRKK, encoded by the exons ATGCCTTCGCTTACCGACGAGGAGCTGGAAGAGCGGCTTGCCTCAGCTGGGAAGAGTCTTGCTCAGCCTCCTGCGGTGCTCGATGAACTCCTCGCTCTCCTCGAT GAAGTCGAGCAACTTCTATCAAAAGTGGAGCAGTCTCCTCCGAAAACTATGCAAGCTATTCTTACTCCACTCACAAAGGTGCTTGTCACTAAGTCACTCTTAGAGCATCCCGATACTGACGTAAAAGTAGGTGTAGCTTCGTGCATCAGTGAGATAACCAGGATCACTGCTCCGGATGCTCCATATAACGATGAGAAAATGAAG GATGTCTTTCGATTGATTGTTTCATCCTTTGAGGGCTTGGCAAACATTTCCAGCAGATCATATGAAAAGAGGGCCACTATACTAGAAACCGTGGCCAAAGTAAGGTCCTGCGTCATAATGCTGGATTTAGAATGTGATCAGATGATTGTTGACATGTTTGAACACTTCCTGAAAGCTATTAG AAGTTATCATTCTGTAAGCATTAATGCAAACATGGCGACTATTATGACTCTTGTCAtagaagaaagtgaagataTCTCCACAGATCTACTTGCTCCAATTTTGGCTACCTTGAAAAGAAACAATAAG GATGCTTCATCAATTGCTAAGAACTTGGCTGAGAGAGTGATTCAAAATTCAGCTGACAAGCTTAGACCTTATTTACAACAAGCAGTAAAATCTTTAGGAACTTCATTCAATGAATATAGTGAAGTTGTAGCCTCTGTGTGCAGAGAGAACACTGATATTGTTGGGCATGGTAATGAGAGCGTCACAAAAGACCAGCCG GTGGTTGAGGAAAAGTCTACCAGTGCTTCTCCAGCTCAGGATCCAGGAACTCCG CAGGTTGCTCAGGATGATAGGGAAGGGACCAACTATCAGGAAAAAGACTCCACTGCTATCAGATCACCAAAGTCAGTTGTGAGTAATGGTATCAATGAGACTGGGACCAATAAAATTACTACCGAGGAAAATTCTTCAAACAAGGTTGATTCTGAAGGCCAACTTGATGCAAAGTCAACGTTGAAAGATGAAGCTGATGATCACGATGCACAGGAACCTGAGAAGTTGGAAGCAGAAGCTGACGTTGAAAAGGTGCAGACTGAGGCAGAAAACCATGATAGTCCAGATAAAGATGTACATACTTCTCCAATTGAAGTTGGACCTGTTGAAGCTGCCGAATCTCTGGACAAAGGAGAGGACAGAAGTGTTGAGGCTGTCACTGAAGCATCTAAGCCGGTTGAGGCTCACTCTGAAGTGTCTAAACCTGTTGAGGCTGTCACTGAAGCATCTAAGCCGGTTGAGGCTCACTCTGAAGTGTCTAAACCTGTTGAGGCTGTCACTGAAGCATCTCCAGCACAAAGTGGCAGCCACCCTGATGAGAACCTATCTGAAACAGAGGTTAAGGAAACAAAGGAAGAAAAGTTTGTTGATGAAGAGATGGTATCCGTTGATACTGCTCCTAAGAAAGCATCTAAAGAAGAGTCAAATTTAGAAGTAAAGAAGCAGCGGCGCTCAGGAAAAAAGCGAACCGTTGACTTGTCTGACAAGGATAAAGCATTGACTGAAGAAGCTGCATCAAAGAACAATGATGGCTGTGCAAGTGATTCAGAAGCAAGAACACTGGACCAGGCAGAAGAGCCGAAGGATGCTAGTAACAAGAAAGAGCATGGATCAGCATTGAAGAAGCAGCAGCGCTCAAGAAAAAAGCGAACGGATGACTTGTCTGACAAGGATAAAGCATTGACTGAAGAAGTTGCATCAAAGAACGATGATGGCTGTGCAAGTGATTCAGAAGCAAGAACACTAGACCAGGCAGAAAAGCCTAAGGGTGCTAGTAATAAGAAAGGGTATGGGTCAGCATTGAAGAAGCAGCAGCGCTCAGGAAAAAAGCAAACTGATGACTTGTCTGACAAGGATAAAGCATTGACTGAAGAAGTGGCATCAAAGAACAATGCAAGTGATTCAGAGGCAAGAACACTGGACCAGACAGAAAAACCAAAGGATGCTAATAATAAGAAAGAGTCTGGATCGGCATTGAAGAAGGAAGATGTAAAAAAGAGTGGGCGTGGCAAACCTACCTCTGAAAAAGAGACCCCAAAACCTTCAGCAAGGAAGAACCAGGGGAAA GACACAGTCACTCCGCGGAAATCCCTATCAAAACCCACAAAACATGAAGCAGTTCAGGAAGAAACTCCAAGAACAAGCACCAAGAGAAAAAATACTCCTGGCAAAGAGAAA GCATCTGACCTAGAGCACGGGGAGAATTTGGTTGGTTCAAAGGTTAGAGTGTTTTGGCCAAAAGATAATGA GTATTATGAGGGTGTGATTGCTTCATTTGATTCTGCCAAGAAAAAGCATAGG GTTTTGTATAATGATGGCGATGAAGAGATATTGAACCTCAAAAAAGAGCAGTGGGATTTTCTTGATGATGTGGTTTCAAACGGG GGCCAGGATGTTGAACAATCAAGTCATGATACTTCCTCTGATGT ACTAGTAAAGAGGAAGGGTAACATGAGTTCTGAAACAACAAGCAAACGCCAAAAGGTGGAGGGTTCAGCTAAAAG cAAACAAAAAGATACTCCAACAAAAACTAGCAGCGTCTCTAAGGATGATGGAAAAGCAGAGTCAGGGTCCAAAGGAAACTCCCAGAAGGCCAGTAAAAAAACTGCGGATAATCGATCTAAAGATCAATCTCAGAAATCTGGGGGCAAAGTTCAAGTTGATTCTGCCAAAGCATCTGGGAAATCCAAAGAAGATCAATCTCAGAAATCTGGGGGCAAAGCTCAAGTTGATTCTGCCAAGGCATCTGGGAAATCCAAAGAGGAGGATGTTGGCAAAAACTCTAGTCAGACGAAACAAGACACCCCACGAACTCCAAAGTCAAAGGGCAAAACCACACCTGGTGGCAAGGCCCTTGTTTCTGCAAAATCAACGAAATCTAGCACATCGAAGGTGAAAGAAGCTGATCAGAAGAAGGAGAAAACACCTGATACTGCAAAATCAACAGAAACAGCAGCCAAAGGGAAAGCCACAGATTCTGCCAAGTCACGAGAAGGTGAGACTAAGGTTGGAAAGAAGCGAAAGAAGTAA
- the LOC125212162 gene encoding sister chromatid cohesion protein PDS5 homolog C-like isoform X2, with product MPSLTDEELEERLASAGKSLAQPPAVLDELLALLDEVEQLLSKVEQSPPKTMQAILTPLTKVLVTKSLLEHPDTDVKVGVASCISEITRITAPDAPYNDEKMKDVFRLIVSSFEGLANISSRSYEKRATILETVAKVRSCVIMLDLECDQMIVDMFEHFLKAIRSYHSVSINANMATIMTLVIEESEDISTDLLAPILATLKRNNKDASSIAKNLAERVIQNSADKLRPYLQQAVKSLGTSFNEYSEVVASVCRENTDIVGHGNESVTKDQPVVEEKSTSASPAQDPGTPVAQDDREGTNYQEKDSTAIRSPKSVVSNGINETGTNKITTEENSSNKVDSEGQLDAKSTLKDEADDHDAQEPEKLEAEADVEKVQTEAENHDSPDKDVHTSPIEVGPVEAAESLDKGEDRSVEAVTEASKPVEAHSEVSKPVEAVTEASKPVEAHSEVSKPVEAVTEASPAQSGSHPDENLSETEVKETKEEKFVDEEMVSVDTAPKKASKEESNLEVKKQRRSGKKRTVDLSDKDKALTEEAASKNNDGCASDSEARTLDQAEEPKDASNKKEHGSALKKQQRSRKKRTDDLSDKDKALTEEVASKNDDGCASDSEARTLDQAEKPKGASNKKGYGSALKKQQRSGKKQTDDLSDKDKALTEEVASKNNASDSEARTLDQTEKPKDANNKKESGSALKKEDVKKSGRGKPTSEKETPKPSARKNQGKDTVTPRKSLSKPTKHEAVQEETPRTSTKRKNTPGKEKASDLEHGENLVGSKVRVFWPKDNEYYEGVIASFDSAKKKHRVLYNDGDEEILNLKKEQWDFLDDVVSNGGQDVEQSSHDTSSDVLVKRKGNMSSETTSKRQKVEGSAKSKQKDTPTKTSSVSKDDGKAESGSKGNSQKASKKTADNRSKDQSQKSGGKVQVDSAKASGKSKEDQSQKSGGKAQVDSAKASGKSKEEDVGKNSSQTKQDTPRTPKSKGKTTPGGKALVSAKSTKSSTSKVKEADQKKEKTPDTAKSTETAAKGKATDSAKSREGETKVGKKRKK from the exons ATGCCTTCGCTTACCGACGAGGAGCTGGAAGAGCGGCTTGCCTCAGCTGGGAAGAGTCTTGCTCAGCCTCCTGCGGTGCTCGATGAACTCCTCGCTCTCCTCGAT GAAGTCGAGCAACTTCTATCAAAAGTGGAGCAGTCTCCTCCGAAAACTATGCAAGCTATTCTTACTCCACTCACAAAGGTGCTTGTCACTAAGTCACTCTTAGAGCATCCCGATACTGACGTAAAAGTAGGTGTAGCTTCGTGCATCAGTGAGATAACCAGGATCACTGCTCCGGATGCTCCATATAACGATGAGAAAATGAAG GATGTCTTTCGATTGATTGTTTCATCCTTTGAGGGCTTGGCAAACATTTCCAGCAGATCATATGAAAAGAGGGCCACTATACTAGAAACCGTGGCCAAAGTAAGGTCCTGCGTCATAATGCTGGATTTAGAATGTGATCAGATGATTGTTGACATGTTTGAACACTTCCTGAAAGCTATTAG AAGTTATCATTCTGTAAGCATTAATGCAAACATGGCGACTATTATGACTCTTGTCAtagaagaaagtgaagataTCTCCACAGATCTACTTGCTCCAATTTTGGCTACCTTGAAAAGAAACAATAAG GATGCTTCATCAATTGCTAAGAACTTGGCTGAGAGAGTGATTCAAAATTCAGCTGACAAGCTTAGACCTTATTTACAACAAGCAGTAAAATCTTTAGGAACTTCATTCAATGAATATAGTGAAGTTGTAGCCTCTGTGTGCAGAGAGAACACTGATATTGTTGGGCATGGTAATGAGAGCGTCACAAAAGACCAGCCG GTGGTTGAGGAAAAGTCTACCAGTGCTTCTCCAGCTCAGGATCCAGGAACTCCG GTTGCTCAGGATGATAGGGAAGGGACCAACTATCAGGAAAAAGACTCCACTGCTATCAGATCACCAAAGTCAGTTGTGAGTAATGGTATCAATGAGACTGGGACCAATAAAATTACTACCGAGGAAAATTCTTCAAACAAGGTTGATTCTGAAGGCCAACTTGATGCAAAGTCAACGTTGAAAGATGAAGCTGATGATCACGATGCACAGGAACCTGAGAAGTTGGAAGCAGAAGCTGACGTTGAAAAGGTGCAGACTGAGGCAGAAAACCATGATAGTCCAGATAAAGATGTACATACTTCTCCAATTGAAGTTGGACCTGTTGAAGCTGCCGAATCTCTGGACAAAGGAGAGGACAGAAGTGTTGAGGCTGTCACTGAAGCATCTAAGCCGGTTGAGGCTCACTCTGAAGTGTCTAAACCTGTTGAGGCTGTCACTGAAGCATCTAAGCCGGTTGAGGCTCACTCTGAAGTGTCTAAACCTGTTGAGGCTGTCACTGAAGCATCTCCAGCACAAAGTGGCAGCCACCCTGATGAGAACCTATCTGAAACAGAGGTTAAGGAAACAAAGGAAGAAAAGTTTGTTGATGAAGAGATGGTATCCGTTGATACTGCTCCTAAGAAAGCATCTAAAGAAGAGTCAAATTTAGAAGTAAAGAAGCAGCGGCGCTCAGGAAAAAAGCGAACCGTTGACTTGTCTGACAAGGATAAAGCATTGACTGAAGAAGCTGCATCAAAGAACAATGATGGCTGTGCAAGTGATTCAGAAGCAAGAACACTGGACCAGGCAGAAGAGCCGAAGGATGCTAGTAACAAGAAAGAGCATGGATCAGCATTGAAGAAGCAGCAGCGCTCAAGAAAAAAGCGAACGGATGACTTGTCTGACAAGGATAAAGCATTGACTGAAGAAGTTGCATCAAAGAACGATGATGGCTGTGCAAGTGATTCAGAAGCAAGAACACTAGACCAGGCAGAAAAGCCTAAGGGTGCTAGTAATAAGAAAGGGTATGGGTCAGCATTGAAGAAGCAGCAGCGCTCAGGAAAAAAGCAAACTGATGACTTGTCTGACAAGGATAAAGCATTGACTGAAGAAGTGGCATCAAAGAACAATGCAAGTGATTCAGAGGCAAGAACACTGGACCAGACAGAAAAACCAAAGGATGCTAATAATAAGAAAGAGTCTGGATCGGCATTGAAGAAGGAAGATGTAAAAAAGAGTGGGCGTGGCAAACCTACCTCTGAAAAAGAGACCCCAAAACCTTCAGCAAGGAAGAACCAGGGGAAA GACACAGTCACTCCGCGGAAATCCCTATCAAAACCCACAAAACATGAAGCAGTTCAGGAAGAAACTCCAAGAACAAGCACCAAGAGAAAAAATACTCCTGGCAAAGAGAAA GCATCTGACCTAGAGCACGGGGAGAATTTGGTTGGTTCAAAGGTTAGAGTGTTTTGGCCAAAAGATAATGA GTATTATGAGGGTGTGATTGCTTCATTTGATTCTGCCAAGAAAAAGCATAGG GTTTTGTATAATGATGGCGATGAAGAGATATTGAACCTCAAAAAAGAGCAGTGGGATTTTCTTGATGATGTGGTTTCAAACGGG GGCCAGGATGTTGAACAATCAAGTCATGATACTTCCTCTGATGT ACTAGTAAAGAGGAAGGGTAACATGAGTTCTGAAACAACAAGCAAACGCCAAAAGGTGGAGGGTTCAGCTAAAAG cAAACAAAAAGATACTCCAACAAAAACTAGCAGCGTCTCTAAGGATGATGGAAAAGCAGAGTCAGGGTCCAAAGGAAACTCCCAGAAGGCCAGTAAAAAAACTGCGGATAATCGATCTAAAGATCAATCTCAGAAATCTGGGGGCAAAGTTCAAGTTGATTCTGCCAAAGCATCTGGGAAATCCAAAGAAGATCAATCTCAGAAATCTGGGGGCAAAGCTCAAGTTGATTCTGCCAAGGCATCTGGGAAATCCAAAGAGGAGGATGTTGGCAAAAACTCTAGTCAGACGAAACAAGACACCCCACGAACTCCAAAGTCAAAGGGCAAAACCACACCTGGTGGCAAGGCCCTTGTTTCTGCAAAATCAACGAAATCTAGCACATCGAAGGTGAAAGAAGCTGATCAGAAGAAGGAGAAAACACCTGATACTGCAAAATCAACAGAAACAGCAGCCAAAGGGAAAGCCACAGATTCTGCCAAGTCACGAGAAGGTGAGACTAAGGTTGGAAAGAAGCGAAAGAAGTAA